GAGCGAAGGTTGATATACGTAGGGCCAAGACCGGGACCTTCATATGTTGTGTGGTAAGGAAACTCGAGCTAGGCCAAATTAATTCAAATCGTCGTTGCTTCTCAGAGAAGGATACCCGATCCTCTGACttacatcgtagttaataaatgcaACAATGATAGTTATGATCATGGGATGTGATGATTAATGAAGTGGTTGCTTTAGATCAGGTGCAAAACTGGAGGCTGATAATGACTTAACTTGAGCTAAAATATTAAAAGTAAGGATCAATTATTAGTAAGCTTTTCTGTAAAAATTAATCTTGATTCTTGCCACAGAATTACCTTGATTCTCGTAAagcctgcatatccttggagtcttttctttttgtTAGTTAAGCcatgttgagtacctttgtactcagggtttgttaacccttgttgctaGAGGAGAGCCAGCAGTAGAGAAGTTTGTTGTGCACCCTTAGGCACGGTGAACCTCTCTTGTGTGATTATTAAAGTGGTATCAGTCATGCTACCTTTTTGCCATGTTGGCTAAAATTAAAGATTTGTAATAACTCAATTAATGGTTTTAAAAATTATGATTTGTAAGTCTTTCGTTGTTTATTCTGATGTAGTtgtataaactgttgtaatactgcgaTGCTTTCTATAATGTATCCTGCTCGAAAAgaaaacgtggatgattcggatttcccgaggacactcgacagactaccgggattGTGTGGCTTACGTGTGCTACAGTCAGAAGTCTGTGAGACAATGATAtgcacatgtgggccatataatttgggcggttctgtcacagcaagtgttttatctagatgttgcatatgttgcagggGCCATACACCTATGTTGTaagtatatgtttcaaatgtttcagctgtttcagacgtatatttcaagtgtatattgcaagtgtttcatgtttcaaGCATATACTCTTGGATGGGACGGCCAGAGTCACGTGGTGCGCATCCGCAGGCGGGGCGTGTGGATTCTCGTGTGCGCGAGCGAAACAGAGAAGGTGGGACGCTCCCCGCGTGCGCGCAAAACGGAGTAGGCATGACGTTCGGTGCTAGCTAGATGTTTTTTATTCATAGCGTAGGTCTGTTTTACCATTAGGGTTTGTCTTACTGCATTTATATttgtatccacctcaatccatatATTTTGAGTTGGATTGAGGTGTAAATGATGATCGAGGTGGATACAAGTAAATCAAAACGTTCGAACATTAAAATTGTGCAGGTCTTTACAAGGAGTCGCTCATAGAATGTGAATTCAGCACCAGTGCAAGGAAGAACCTGATGCAACCGATTGACGAAAAAAATAAAGGTGGAGAACATATTCTGGGAGATGGCAGGAGCACTGCATAATCATTAGGGATTAGGCTACGCGGTGCAGTGGGTTTACAAAATAAAATACTCGCCGGGCCAGAAGACAACAAGGCTGTCCAAGAAATTGTCCAACTAGGATCTGATAATCGTCTGGCTTGACGCCCATTACAATCCTGCTCCTTAGTCCTTATTCGCACAGCAGATCAGAGGATTGCTCCCAATTTATGATGCAAAAAGAAAACGACTAACCTTAAATTCCTCTAAACCTTTGGTGGCGATCTTCGGGGGCGTGGAATGAAATCTAACAAGTGCCATACATATAGGAAGGAAAAGGAAGATGATGCAGGCGACCGTGGAACCAACTGCAACTACAAACTTGTGGCTTTTAGTCTTAGCCGTTCGTAGACTAGCCTGCGAGGACGCAGTCCCGGAACTGGAACAGTCTTGCCCTATATTCTCACCGCAGATGAGAGGATTCCCGACAACGCTGCAAGAGAACCATGAGTAGAAAAAAACTTAAATCTAAAACTTTGTACTAGCTGTGCCAATGTGCCATGCATGCTTCATGGGTGAAAATCTCAGAGAGGAACAGGATTAACAGCCTTACTCTAGAGTGTCCCGGCAAACGATCTCTGTATCGGTCCGCTCAAGTTATTATAGGACAAGTCTCTGTAAGACACAAGCGCAAGCACACCGAGTACAAATTAAACCAAAAAGCTGCAGCTACCTAAAGAATGCAACAAGATAGAATTGGCGTATGCAACAGGGCTCACTCACAAGTACTGGAGGCTTTCAAGGTGGAACACAGTGGAAGGGATTTCACCATGCAAGTGGTTGCTGGAGAGATCGAGTTTCTTGAGCCCCCTAAGCTTGCCAATCTCTGCAGGGATTGTCCCGGTTAtggtcctgttcggcttaccccatattctgcttgttcggtttcttttttcagccggaacagtgtttttctctcacaacaatttagccggaacagtgtttttagccagtttcagctaagtttcagactagcgaacggggcctatgttGTTGTCCGACAGCACACTGTGGAACAGATGGATACAATTAAAAGCTAGCCCTCACAGTCAGAAAGGGGAAAAGGAACACAACGGACACAAAGGCTACCATCTACCGTATCCATGAGAACGTACTGGTAGGAAGGAACACAACACTCACAGAGACTGGAGACTGGTCAAGTTTCCTATGCTTGGTGAGAGGCGCCCTGAGAGATTCCGGCTAGGAACTTTCCTGCCAAGATACCACATAACAGCCATGCATGGGGAGAACTTCACTGATGGTAAAATTAACTGATACTACCAAGCTGGGAACAAACTGAGAGGAAACTAAAGGGGTGCAGCACTGCGGCTCGCTTACAGACTGACAACAAGATTGTCATTTGAGCAGGTGACAGAGCAGGTGACAAAGGCATAGGTGCAGGGATTCACTTGCACAGGATTCCAGTCCCTGAGCACTCCATGGGGATCCTCGAGGAGGTTCCTCATCGACTGCAGAGCTAGCACTCACTACCGGAAACCagcactttgtcgagtgccgcaagctttgccgagtgtattttattgggcactcggcaaagccgtctttgccgagtgtttttttcggcactcggcaaagatggctttgccgagtgttttttggcacttggcaaagatgtattttgctgaGTGacatttttcggcactcggcaaaatgcatctttgccgagtgccttttttctggcactcggcaaagatgtattttgccgagtgccattttttggcactcggcaaaatatatctttgccgagtgccttttttggcacttggcaaagaggcattttgccgagtgccatttttttggcactcggcaaaatgcgtctttgccgagtgccttttttttttggcactcggcaaagaggcattttgccttgtgcatttttttggctctcggcaaattattttttcaaagcaatttttgaggcccgaaatgaattcaaatgaaaaacttttcaactacaaagttgcataacttctcaagatctacaaagtttgttttggtcaattcttcatttgacaaaacgacaataacgttgatcataaaatctacatctctcatatgtctcattagtttcataaaagtagaagagggatatataaaatttgtgaataatgttactaccactatgtcggatgaacaaatgaccaaaataaactttgtagatcttgagaagttatgaaattttgtagttggcaacattttgattggaaatcatcttgtcatgcaaaaacggcgtttgaatttgaaaattttaaaatttgaatttttcaaaagacctcggatggaaaaacttcctaaacgaaaattgtagatctccaaaagttatgaaactatgtagttggcaactttttgatttgaaatcatcttatcatgcaaaactacgtttgaatctctcaaatttaaaattcgaatttttcaaacgacctcggatgaaaaaaacttcctaaatgaaaattgtagatctcgaaaagttatgaaactttatagttgaccactttttgatttgaatttgtttagggcctcaaacaagcaatttactctcggtttagtataatatatgaggatagataacgaaATTTAGACACTAGTggcagtgtagtgcagtggtagagcagcagacacgcgagggagaggtcgtgagttcgaatcccaccAGCTGCGTTAGCCGCGAATTtagcgcaaaaaatgcagcgacttcgatggccggtggcgctggacgggcgctggccggtggcggccttccccgaaaaaaaaatttgctattatttttgggttttttcgcattttcatttttccgagtgtaaatctttgctgagtgcttttctg
The nucleotide sequence above comes from Miscanthus floridulus cultivar M001 chromosome 18, ASM1932011v1, whole genome shotgun sequence. Encoded proteins:
- the LOC136523846 gene encoding LRR receptor kinase SERL2-like, with protein sequence MAVSSPSLPLLLLLLIASSSSAEPSGGGNDEVLALQSMRNLLEDPHGVLRDWNPVQVNPCTYAFVTCSVTCSNDNLVVSLKVPSRNLSGRLSPSIGNLTSLQSLRIWGKPNRTITGTIPAEIGKLRGLKKLDLSSNHLHGEIPSTVFHLESLQYLDLSYNNLSGPIQRSFAGTLYVVGNPLICGENIGQDCSSSGTASSQASLRTAKTKSHKFVVAVGSTVACIIFLFLPICMALVRFHSTPPKIATKGLEEFKDSSAELPMLDSENQLAYDLVASLQPTDFAELYVEQVTVLTNQY